Below is a window of Onychostoma macrolepis isolate SWU-2019 chromosome 06, ASM1243209v1, whole genome shotgun sequence DNA.
AATGAAGATCAAACAGCAGCAGTATCAGGAACTCCTGGCCAGAGATCAGCTGAACATAGAAAGGGAAGATGAAAAGGTCTTCTTAGACTACGGTGAGAGCACTTGTGCATGATGTTAACCTGTTCATTATAATTTCCACTATAAATTTTGACAGACTTTGATTACTCAACTACAAGGTTACTCAGTGTCATTCTTAGGTAGTCCTAGCCAAAACTCACACATTTAGTTGAGCCAATGTTGCTATGTCTGGCCAGTCAGAGAAACCGAGCAGTGTTGAAATTTCCAGAGCCACAGTGTTTACACTTCCACCTATGAATTGCTCACTTAGCATTTCTCTGCAGAGATGGGATGGAATCGGGGagtattttaagtatttaagtatcaaatttaaaaataaaaaaaaatcacaaacatcaACTCAGAACCAGTTTTTGAAGTTTAGGACCACATGCTGTTTACTGGGGGTTTACTAACTGTAATCCAAACCATTCTTtgaggatttatttatttattcattcattcatttatttgatagtgtGTATTATCTTCTTGCCTTTCCAGTGGGGCTAAGCACACCAAATTATCTACCAAAATTAGAAGGAACATACActagtttggggtcagtaaaatgtttttgaaagaattctctTATGCACAcgaagactgcatttatttaatcaaaaatacagtaaaaacagtaatattgagaaatagcattacaattcaaaataactttttcctattttaatatattttaagatgtaatttattcctgtgatggtaaaggttgattttcagcagccattaccccaatcttcagtgtcacatgatccttcataaattattctaatatgctgattcagtCCAagaagtatttattattattatcaattttgaaaacggTTGTTGGCACCGATAGCCTTGTTGGCAGTGTGCTGACGTACAGTGCCGTTACGTTGTGTTCAAATCCTGACTCGAGGatctgtcctgtcctgtcataattaaggcaaaaatgccaaaaataaatcttaaaaaaaaaaagaaaaagttagaaaacagttgtgctgcttaatattttgtggaaacgaTAATtcttatacatttattttataaatcttgtgtagggttagggttagggttatcacgaaaaaaatgcaaaaacgtccaaaaatataaatataaaaatatcctactgaccccaaaatttttAACTACAGAGTAGAGATATGGGTATTTATGGTATATATGCCACAAGGGCATATTATGCCACATTTGATGTAGCTTGTAAGCTTGATGTTTGTATGCCATTGcactactttttaaatgttttttttatatgtaaatgtgCTAGATGGATGTCTAGCCACCTACTTCTCTTTTAACATCGACTTTCAGcatcttcattttcatttttgacttCCCCCCCCATTTTTCCATTCCGCATGTTTTGTTCTCAAGACCACGTGCCATCATTTTTAATCCTTGTTTCGTATGTTTTATTTTGCAGTGGAGGAGGAGATAACATTTGCCCCCACTTATCGTTTCGAGAGAGAGACACGGGAGAAATATGCCTACACTAAAGCTAAAGCCACAGGGGTACAGTGTGAAAGCCATAATCCATGTCAACAACCTTTTGAaagttgtatttgtttttaatttaatgatgaAAATTCTCTTTACATAAATATTCAATCTCACAAACAGACAAAATACAACTTGCCTTCATGGTGTGATCGTGTGCTTCGCAAGTCTTACCCTATGGCGCATGTGGTTTGCAACTCATATGGTTAGTTCATTTAATATAGAAAGTTCCAAGTTCCAGTAAACTATTGACACAGTTAAAACGTTACATTAACCAACATTACCTTTTGACATTTCAGGATGCACTAATGACATCATGACAAGTGACCATTCCCCTGTATTTGCCACATTTGACGTTGGTGTGACTTCTCAGTTTGTCTCCAAAAATGGTATGATCTTGAAaatatttcactttgaaaacAGTCCCTCCTTTAGATATAGAACTGTTACATCCTGCCAACTGTCTTGTGCTGTCGCacttacaaattttttttttgctctttgCAGATCTCTCAAAGGATGCTCAGGGTGCTATAAAAATCATGAACTGCGTGGCTGTTCTTTTGACTAAATCAAAGACCAAGTTCTTCATCGAGTATCACTCAAGCTGCTTGGAGAGTGAGGAGCTATAGCCATTATACTTTCAATTATTATATCATAAATGATCACAAATCATTTGAACCTCCCACTTTGTTTTTTGTAAGATCACATGAGCTACTGCAAAAAGAGAACAGTGAAGTTAAATACTTCCAATTCATTTTCTAGAATTTGTAAAGAGTCCTGAAGGAGAAAACCAAGAGAACACAGAGGGCTCGATAAAAGTACGATTTAGCGGACAAGTTGAGGTAAAAACCTTGTTTGataaaacacatacatttaAAGCTCAGCCACCACGTTTACATTATCTTTGTGAAATTGCTTTGCAGCTCACGCCCATCATTGCAGACCCAGAATACCTCCTTGATCAGCACATTCTAATCTGCATTAAATCTACAGACTGTGATGAGTCATATGGTATGTTTACCTAAAATGTGTGAATTTATATGCTTGTAATTTGAGCTGACCAATAGCTCTCATTATTGCTCATTGGTTTTCCATGGTTAACCTAATTTgtgtttataaacattaaacTACCTATAtccactacctttcaaaagtttgaaagGTAGTGGATATAGTCTATATAATCAATCACGCTGTGCTCTGTCTGTAGGTGAGGGTTGTGTGGCTCTGCGTTCCGCTGAAAGCTCTTACACTGAGTTCTGTATCAAACTCACACATCACGGTGAGAGAACAGGTCGGCTAACAGGTGGCATTCAACTTCCCAAATCTGATGGAAAACAGACAGAGAAGCTGTATGGTGAGTACACACTTTGTTTCTCTACTGCAGAGCCAGTTCAAAATTGTGCTATAATGCTTTCCTCCCCGATTATCGAGGCTGTGTTCCTTTCCTCAAGATTATGTTTCTTTATTCTAGATTTCATCAAAGTCGGAGATGACCCAGGAGCTGGTAAAGGCAAATCAGGAGATAataccaaaatgtaaaatattttaatcttccctctttttttttacttggacATTCTTCACAAAGTTTAGATTTGATTATGtttgtacaaataaataactttgacatTCTTTGACAGGTCTTCTTCAGTCCTCGCCACTGATATTAGTAACCCCAGTTATATGGGTGTAGGCTATAAGAACAATAACCAGGCAGACAGGAGCAACATTATGCCCCCAAGAACAGGGCCATCCTCAAAAGACTTGACGCATGGCAATCTCTCCCCAAAAAAGAGTAGTTATGACCATGGTACATCCAGCCCAACTACAAAGACATCCAACCCTATGTAAGTATTCACCATATTTTTAATGTCAGAGCACATGCAGACATTTGTAACATGAATGTGCAAGGCGTCCAGTGTCATTTGCTTCCAGTTATTTTTAGCAGTACAAAAcagcttgatattgcaaacttgtatttcttatcatattattttaatgcattgtcgTAATTGTAAACATAATGGTTTTGCCGTTGTTAAACCTTTAGTTATTTATCTACAGTATAGTGGCTAATGAATTGGAAATCTgacattcacagaaaatagcttacttgaaaaaagtatgtgtgtgtgtatatatatatatatatatatacatacatacatatttttatctCCTTTATCTCATCAATAGATTCTTTATGTCATCTGacaaatgtttttgatttaGACAAATATAGCAAAGGTTATCTTTGCCATTATGTAGCACTCACTTtaagttaataattaaaaacacttagtttaataacactgtaacacaacacacataatacacaaaactaataacacaatttttttttatttcttagtaaaaatagtatagaattttaatgtcttttaataaaaacaaaacaaaacaaacaaacacaattttaataatacatccctaatattttttatacatttaaataattgtttatacAATTTTCTGTCCATTTGAATTTTATAATGTTGATCTCTTACTAATACCAatttaaaaaagattattttttgaTGACTGCTTGTTATAAGAAGAGCTGACTGTTTGCATCTTTTAAAGGGATTATAGATTGATCAACTAAATTCAATTTTTGTGGTTATTTTTGGTTTTAGATCCGAGGATGGGCAGCCTCCAGAGATGTTTGACAATCCCCTTTATGGCTCAATGAGTTCATCACGAGGAAATAAGGACCATCTCCCTCCTCCAGATGCTCACTTCTCCTTCCCCAAAACAGACCTTGATGCTGACCGCCAGCACCCTGTTCCAACCCCTCGCCTCCGCTCTTTCACCTGTTCAGAAACCAAACCCCAGTCATCATCAGCCACAAACACCATGAGCAGTGGTCTACAACCGCAGAACATCACCAAGAAGCCAGTGGTGCCTTCTCGCTCTGAAGGGGGCATGATTGGGCCTAATAGACCTCCGGTGCCTATGAAGTCTCGCCCTGGTCAGCCACAAGAGCTTCAACCAAAGCCCAGAGACTACAGAGACAGCTCTGAGCTTCCATCCAAGTTACGGCAACAAACCAGACAAGGCCAACCCAAAGACGGTATGATAACTACAGTATATTCTCCACATTCATTCTTTGTGGAAAACAGTAGATCAGGGGTTTCGAAACTCATCGGCCAACTGACAGCGAGCTGCAAGGGCTGTgttgattaaaatgttttgaaataatgtatatttgtaaaatttgccttgatatttcatatttatttaaataccttTCAATTGCAATTGTCTGTCCTCAGGGCATCATGAGACACAACATCCACAACTGAAGATGGGTCGgccattaaaatgattttctaCTGATGTGGCAGTGCTGGTGTGAGCTTCATATCGGATACTTGAGACTCTGTAGTACTGGGCATAAGACATAAGCTTCTTTATCTCTGagtactaaaatgaataaatgtataaacgaTATCCAAATTTGGatattgaatttaaaatgatgaatgtTTCACAGTTTGAATGTCACTGCATATAGTCATACATAGAGCAATCATTTCTATCAGcttctgtttaaacatttcatgtttcttaaaacatttttattaaagagAGAAGAGTGAACAGTTGTAATCGTATAATAAAACCAAGTGTTGTACAgtcattttttttgtcacatatttccatttttccatcatgttttacaatatatggCATTGCAGAGCTTATATTGTAAATAGAACAAGTAATGAGTCTTGCTTCTCCGATTCAAATTAGACcaaccttacgaaaaagaagtttattcacGTGTGCTATTAGTAGgctatacttcttttaaactaaaaaaaaaaaaaataggaaagtatactttgTCTACTTTTATGTGcttctcagaaatgggctttttgtactttttagaaatataccTAAAATggcatttaagtatacttgacatACTTagaaaaaaatcgaaatatatttgagctatacttgtgctcctagaatccgtgttttaattgttatacGGTAGAgggcgctagtacacatcttctgtacagaatttccaataaaacacaagtgaagaagaaaccaaaacaacagatgcttccacatgtaatctaacatgctcatcagacataaaacagcatcaaaactgtgtaaggttatggaataaaatgtcaacCGATGAAGAGGAAATAATGACTGTCAAactttggggtgttgatcgactccatctacgttttgattatcattctgaatccaattcataatcttttttcagctttttgttaaatgttatttctttattttttttatttatgaaacttacccacattcaagtgtttagaaaaagaatgcatgaagctagaataaaatgttgctgtttacaagcagacactctgttctttctttttatgttgtgaatgttcagatattcatataacaaaatatatacaaattaatacctaatagggacatagtagtatacttaaagtatgatgtaaagctcacttaaatttttttacgagtcagtataaaactactaaactagtagtttactgagactatacttcaaagtgtactaaaaatgctactacatgtatttaattagtaaactatcagtatacctataagttcacttttagtataattgtagtacaagctaaaaacattgatgtaaactagttgtgtactcaaagtttaatacttaaagtatacttaaaagtagacttttatatactagaaagtgggccaatttagtcccaaggagtactgaaatagtacacttacaagtatactactagtacactgatatttgtatacttactacataaagtatacttaaaaatatccttgaactttacttaagtatacttaataaaataaacttgaaggaAACAACTTTTTGGTAAGGGAATATAGCATCACATACAtcaccaaaataaataataataataataaattaaataaatacacaaagttAGGACTAGTGCTGAAGAAAACGGAACTACATGTAACATTATATTGTaaggcaggggtgtcaaactcagttcctggagggccacagccctgcagaatttagttccaaccctgctccaactcACATACCATATAGTTTTCAAGTAAGCCTTAATGACTTGGCCTAATAGTTAGAGAGTCGGATGAACGTAGTGAATGTGcagtgctctctccacctccaataccacgactgaagtgcccttgagcaaggccccgaacccccaactgctccctgggcgccgcagcatatatggttgcccactgctctgggtgtgtgttctttgctgtgtgtgtgtccactTTGGAGgtgttaaatgcagagcacaaattctgagtatggatCATCACCATACTTTGCCTCACGTCACTTCACTGGATCATgcgtgtttaattagggttgcatccatgaggccctccaggaacagagTTTGACACTCCTGTTGTAAGGCATAACTAAGAAGTTTATGCAACTACTGGACGAAAGTTAGTAATATTGGccgtgcttttttattatttgcctCCATCTGCTGGTGAAAGGGTGAATTACCAGAGATTCTTGCTATTAAAGTAGGGGCCTATAGGCCGACGGGATGTAAAGCCGTGTGGACACAGTGAAAGTTCATTTTCTCTCattcattttgttatttttttaaaatgtttttatttaaaaaatatatataatttataagaTATTTTTCGTAAATAGACTATTTCCTGTTCCGTATTTGTATGGCATTTTCCGCGATGCGTACAGATGACGCAGTCCTTCCTCCACCAATGGGAGCGTTAAATCTTCATTTGTCTAGCCAATAGAAGCACGAAGTGAAGAACCCGGCAGCTCTCTTTGATGACGTATGTGATCAGAAGCACAAAACCGCGTGAAAATGGTAAGTGTTGTTATTTAGCAATAACAAATAGTGCTTTCCGTTAAAAAAAGAAGCAATTTTGTAGTGcaatatttaaaacgtataactGTTTACTGCACACCACACCACTGTTGGTGAGGAATTAATAATGGCAGCAGCCTGCTAACGGCTAACTTGTCCAATCGCAAACAATTTTTATTGAtattcttttaattaaattttaaatcgACACCGGATATTTCTTATTACCTTGGTATTTCTGTTTTCGAATAGAGTAACCTTAATTAAGAGCCAGTGTAAACTGCTTTTGGTGTAAGTCATACAATTAGATGGCTTCGCTCGTTGTGTATAACGTTGTACTGTATCTCACAtcttaaatcatattttcataTCGTTTGATCAACTTTTATTCTTATATCAGGCCTTAATTTGAATGTAACATTCAAACATTTAATCCCTCAGCTCTTCTACTCGTTCTTCAAGTCCTTGGTTGGCAAAGATGTTGTGGTGGAGCTCAAAAATGACTTGAGGTAAGCACTTTGCTTTTAATATATCACGTCCTTTTAAAATATAGCATGTGCACGTGCAATTTATAATCTCGATGTCAATTTTGCAGCATCTGTGGAACATTACACTCGGTTGATCAGGTATGGCTGCACATTCCACTTTATtgaaatataatcaaatattgaatgaatttcagtttaaatttaaaCGTGTTCTCCCTTCACAGTATCTGAACATCAAACTGACAGATATCAGTGTCACTGATCCAGAGAAATATCCGCACATGGTGAGAACTTGTAAAGTGTGTTCTTTGTTATAGATAAGGAAGTGTGTATACTATTTAAACCCTGATCACTCAACAGATTGATAAAGAGAAGTAAAACTTAAATAGCAGAAAAGAACACTTGTTCTGTGCCTAGAACCTCAGCCACTCGAGTCTGTCATGTATGAAATGTCAGAACAGATGAACGCCTTCAGAAGAACAATGTCTATATATGActgtttattattgtttttcttttagttgTCGGTGAAGAACTGCTTTATCCGTGGATCAGTAGTGCGATATGTTCAGCTTCCTGCGGATGAAGTGGACACACAGCTGCTACAGGATGCTGCACGCAAAGAAGCTATGCAACAGAAacaataatgtgtttaaatttgagaatagttttttttttttttttttgtgggactGTTCACAAGCATCATCTGTGGAGCCTTGTAgattaaatgctttttttcctACCTGAAAATTTGATGTAAagttttgatcttttttttttttcctagatATTCATTTACCTCTGTTGTCATGAGGCCCATTACTGAGAGGGAATGACTTTGAGTTATTAGTGGTTTTGTACTTTTAATAATGTTTGGAAGGTTCTGTATTGCATCCGAATGACTTTTTAGTTAAGTTCTTCGACCTACTACTAATACAGGAATAAAGTATTTTCTTCCACGGTctactttttgttattttagttcaaCCATTGAAAACGTTTACTGACTGACTGCGTTCAAATTCGCATACTGTCTGAGTAAATACTTCTGTtgaatatgtaattattttacagGTGTTAAAAAAGAATGTTTCATATCATGggtctccaaccctgctcctggtgAACTCCCATCCTGAGTTCTGCTTCAGCCtcaatcaaacacacacaaaacatgttGAAGAGCCCAGGGttacttgataattacagacaggttTGAGCTGAAGTCTGCAGGAAGGTAGCTCACCAGGCACAGGGTTAGAGACCActaatataaaactttttttttttttttaacaggcgTAAATTATTAGTTTTAAGTCATATGAATGTAACCTGGATGTATGATGTATATCATGTGACAAACCAGTGTCGCTTGCATTGCTTCACTTTccattcacaaatcctctcTTGTGGCCTCATGCAATAGTTAAGTGTCCATCGTATGTGCACTTCAGAATCTTGCTGGAGATTACTTTTTAACCACTCCTTTTATGAATACTTTGAATTTGGACGTTCCACTTTCTCACATACATTTTTTGGCCTACtatatatagtagggaagtatgtgATTTTGGATGCAGCCAAAGCATATGTTGCACagcttaaaatgtttatatacaaGTTAAGACGGGggtgcccaaccctgttcctggagatctaccttcctgcagagttcagctccagccctgatcaaacacaactgaaccaactaattagGGTCTGAAGGAGCACTTGgtaattacagacaggtgtgtttgatcagggttggaactgaactctgcaggaagatAGATCTCCAGGATCAGGTTGGGCACCCTGCAAAGGTGTAGGAACAGTGTGTATGACTTGTTAAATATGGGTGGGACACTTttccccggtttcacagactaaaatgtaagtctgggctgtttcaactgaaagaaacttgcactgattgATCTTGAAATGTGttagtgcctttgttttgtctcaagatgaaTATCAGCAATGTTTTTTGTAAGGCAtgattataaaaattactttaatgcCCTAATTGAACTATTTTTAGTCTTTATTTTTCCTTAGTGCAGTGTAGAGTTCTGTAACCATTTTAAATGGTTAGAAGCTATTTGGCATTGTGCTTTAAAACAATGAAACATCAtaagatttaatttttaaataatttattcaaattattgaGTCATTCATCTTTTTCACTATATATTTACAGTGTTTTAAAAGGTGTCCTTAAAAGTACCCCTGGGGGCAGTGGATAAGATTTCTTTTATGACATTTCTTGCTATCAACTAGTTTCTAACTAAAACTGAAGCATACTGTATTTGACACACgcacaaaacaaataaacaaacaaaaaaacaaaacaaacgaaTGCAATATTTGGCAGTAGCAGAGCGTTGCTTCATAAAAGTTTATTGTttgtagaaataataataaaaaaatttaacggtctcaaattatataattttagcaTGTTAATGTTATGAGCAGCCAATAACAAAGTGCCCTAGGATTTGCTCATTAGCTCACCAAtgaacttaaaatttcaaattgctATCAGCCGTTTGTTGATTTTCCATTCGAGGCCTTACTGACACTCTCGCAGGTTTACGTTTACGTTTAAAACGATACGGAGTTTAATGAGAATGGTAGgtgttgtttttcttcttttcataACAGAGTTTATGGTTCTTACAAAACTCGGCGTGACCTTAGAAAGCGTTTTGACGTTCCACGTCATTTCGAGTTCAGAACGCGCCCGTGATATCCACAAAGATGCGTTTGGCAACATTTTATTACGACTACATTTGTTTGTTCGTGTTTTTCAGTAAGTTTTATTACAATTACTACCCTGTGGCATTCGAAAAGTACTATGGGTGACTACTTAAGTCATGAATTGGGGTCGGTTTTGATTTCTGATATACCGAAAGAATACCAGACAGGTTCCAATCTTGCTAGTCTGTGTTTTCAGGAGAAATACATGAATGAGAGCTTTGACATAGATGAGTGTTGCTCTGAGCTGCACCATGGCAAAGTAAGTTTATAGATGGATAAGGAAGTTGGTCAATTATTTAATGATTATCAAAGTTTAAGTTTTACGTTCCTTGTATTGATGGCCTATTGCTTTGTCAATTAGAAGGACGAACGCATTGCCAAGAGTTCTGCTCTAAACTCCATACTCAAAGAGCTGTTAGATGAAAAGGTagtgttttctaaataaaatggctttctttttttctttttcttctttttttttctcttcagtgatccatttttttccctctcttgtTTTTTAGATTTCTACTCAGAGGAACAATCATTGGATACTTGGCCCTGAGGACCTCAATGATACTCTTGTTTATGATTTTGAGATTGAAGAAGCGGCCTGAGCTTTGTATTAATGCCTACATGGTGTTGCTTTCACATGTGAATAAATTCTGCAGGTGAAagtgtagtttttaaaaattgcatcAGCTAAGAGTAACTTGTAAataaagtgtgtgtatatatatatttacatactgtgtaaaaatgtgtgtgtttgtgaggtcCTCATTATTCAAAAATGTTCTCACTGATATAGTGAAACCTGTTGAACCAATAGTGAGCTTAAGTAGCTCTTAAGTTTAGAAGCCCTGATTAACATAGTGTAACAAACAGGTGTTTATGTAGGCCTACACCATA
It encodes the following:
- the smx5 gene encoding smx5, with the protein product MLFYSFFKSLVGKDVVVELKNDLSICGTLHSVDQYLNIKLTDISVTDPEKYPHMLSVKNCFIRGSVVRYVQLPADEVDTQLLQDAARKEAMQQKQ